The following coding sequences lie in one Phalacrocorax aristotelis chromosome 4, bGulAri2.1, whole genome shotgun sequence genomic window:
- the YIPF7 gene encoding protein YIPF7 isoform X1: MSNFEQFHFDFYQSSYTIDDPEERYNSYGSNENLCGSRKSQAGEQPSASAFAPSEMLLSPQSYTGQILQPAYTPSTLSHLSYADGFDEEPPLLEELGINFEHIWQKTLTVLNPMKPADGSIMNETDLTGPMVFCLALGATLLLAGKVHFGYVYGMSAIGCLAMHALLNLMSIPGVSHGCVASVLGYCLLPMVILSSSAVVFSLQGFLGTLLALFIIGWCSFSASKIFTSALAMEGQQLLIAYPCALLYGLFALLTVF, translated from the exons ATGTCAAATTTTGAGCAGTTTCACTTCGACTTTTACCAGTCCAGTTATACCATAGATGACCCGGAAGAACGTTACAACAGTTATGGGTCTAATGAAAACCTCTGTGGAAGCAGAAA gagccaggcaggagaGCAACCCTCAGCCAGTGCCTTTGCCCcttcagaaatgcttctgtCCCCTCAGAGTTACACGGGTCAGATTCTGCAGCCAGCTTACACTCCCAGCACTCTCTCTCATCTTAGTTACGCTGATGGATTTGACGAGGAACCTCCTTTGCtagaag AACTTGGAATCAATTTTGAGCATATATGGCAAAAAACATTAACAGTTCTAAATCCAATGAAGCCTGCAGATGGCAGTATTATGAATGAGACAGACCTCACCGGACCTATGGTTTTCTGTTTGGCCCTTGGAGCAACATTGCTGCTG GCAGGAAAAGTTCATTTCGGCTATGTGTATGGCATGAGCGCCATTGGGTGCCTTGCTATGCATGCCCTACTGAACCTGATGAGCATCCCAGGAGTCTCGCATGGCTGTGTTGCAAGTGTCTTGGGCTATTGCCTGCTGCCCATGGTGATCCTGTCCTCTTCTGCAGTCGTCTTTTCGCTACA GGGGTTCCTGGGAACTTTGTTAGCTCTGTTTATCATTGGATGGTGCAGTTTTTCAGCCTCCAAAATTTTTACTTCTGCACTGGCTATGGAGGGACAGCAGCTTCTCATTGCGTACCCGTGTGCTTTGCTCTACGGACTTTTTGCACTTCTAACGGTTTTCTGA
- the YIPF7 gene encoding protein YIPF7 isoform X2, which translates to MLLSPQSYTGQILQPAYTPSTLSHLSYADGFDEEPPLLEELGINFEHIWQKTLTVLNPMKPADGSIMNETDLTGPMVFCLALGATLLLAGKVHFGYVYGMSAIGCLAMHALLNLMSIPGVSHGCVASVLGYCLLPMVILSSSAVVFSLQGFLGTLLALFIIGWCSFSASKIFTSALAMEGQQLLIAYPCALLYGLFALLTVF; encoded by the exons atgcttctgtCCCCTCAGAGTTACACGGGTCAGATTCTGCAGCCAGCTTACACTCCCAGCACTCTCTCTCATCTTAGTTACGCTGATGGATTTGACGAGGAACCTCCTTTGCtagaag AACTTGGAATCAATTTTGAGCATATATGGCAAAAAACATTAACAGTTCTAAATCCAATGAAGCCTGCAGATGGCAGTATTATGAATGAGACAGACCTCACCGGACCTATGGTTTTCTGTTTGGCCCTTGGAGCAACATTGCTGCTG GCAGGAAAAGTTCATTTCGGCTATGTGTATGGCATGAGCGCCATTGGGTGCCTTGCTATGCATGCCCTACTGAACCTGATGAGCATCCCAGGAGTCTCGCATGGCTGTGTTGCAAGTGTCTTGGGCTATTGCCTGCTGCCCATGGTGATCCTGTCCTCTTCTGCAGTCGTCTTTTCGCTACA GGGGTTCCTGGGAACTTTGTTAGCTCTGTTTATCATTGGATGGTGCAGTTTTTCAGCCTCCAAAATTTTTACTTCTGCACTGGCTATGGAGGGACAGCAGCTTCTCATTGCGTACCCGTGTGCTTTGCTCTACGGACTTTTTGCACTTCTAACGGTTTTCTGA